One segment of Macaca fascicularis isolate 582-1 chromosome 4, T2T-MFA8v1.1 DNA contains the following:
- the ZNF292 gene encoding zinc finger protein 292 isoform X2 translates to MENGSCELHFLATLAQETGVWKNPVLSTILSQEPLDKDKVNEFLAFEGPILLDMRIKHLIKIHQLSQATALAKLCSDHPEIGTKGSFKQTYLVCLCTSSPNEKLIEEISEVDCKDALEMICNLESEGDEKSALVLCTAFLSRQLQQGDMYCAWELTLFWSKLQQRVEPSIQVYLERCRQLSLLTKTVYHIFFLIKVINSETEGAGLATCIELCVKALRLESTENTEVKISICKTISCLLPDDLEVKRACQLSEFLIEPTVDAYYAVEMLYNQPDQKYDEENLPIPNSLRCELLLVLKTQWPFDPEFWDWKTLKRQCLALMGEEASIVSSIDELNDSEVYEKVDYQEESKETSMNGLSGGVGANSGLLKDIGDEKQKKREIKQLRERGFISARFRNWQAYMQYCVLCDKEFLGHRIVRHAQKHYKDGIYSCPICAKNFNSKETFVPHVTLHVKQSSKERLAAMKPLRRLGRPPKITTANENQKTNTVAKQEQRPIKKNSLYSTDFIVFNDNDGSDDENDDKDKSYEPEVIPVQKPVPVNEFNCPVTFCKKGFKYFKNLIAHVKGHKDNEDAKRFLEMQSKKVICQYCRRHFVSVTHLNDHLQMHCGSKPYICIQMKCKAGFNSYAELLTHRKEHQVFRAKCMFPKCGRIFSEAYLLYDHEAQHYNTYTCKFTGCGKVYRSQGELEKHLDDHSTPPEKVLPPEAQLNSSGDSIQPSEVNQNTAENTEKERSVLPSENNIENSLLADRSDAWDKSKAESTVTKQDQISASELRQVNGPLSNGLENSATTPLLQSSEVAVSIKVSLNQGIEDNFGKQENSTVEGNGESLVTDLHTPVEDTCNDLCHPGFQERKEQDCFNEAQVTQNSLVNSETLKIGDLTPQNLERQVNNLMTFSVQNQAGFQNNLPTSKFECGDNVKTSSNLYNLPLKTLESIAFVPPQPNLSNSLGTPSVPPKAPVQKFSCQVEGCTRTYNSSQSIGKHMKTAHPDQYAAFKMQRKNKKGQKANNLNTPNNGKFVYFLPSPVNSSNNAFFTSQTKANGNPTCSAQLQHVSPPIFPAHLASVSTPLLSSMESVINPNITSQDKNEQGGMLCSQMENLPNTALPAQMEDLTKTVLPLNIDSGSDPFLPLPAESSSMSLFPSPADSGTNSVFSQLENNTNHYSSQMEGNTNSSFLKGGNGENAVFPSQVNVADNFSSTNDQQSAPEKVKKDRGRGPNGKERKPKHNKRAKWPAIIRDGKFICSRCYRAFTNPRSLGGHLSKRSYCKPLDGAEIAQELLQSNGQPSLLASMILSTNAVNLQQPQQSTFNPEACFKDPSFLQLLAAENRSPTFLPNTFPRPGVTNFNTSVSQEGSEIIKQALETAGIPSTFEGAEMLSHVSTGCVSDTPQVNATVMPNPTVPPLLQTVCHPNTLLTNQNRTSNSKTSSIEECSSLPVFPTNDLLLKTVENGLCSSSFPNSGGPSQNFTSNSSRVSVISGPQNTRSSHLNKKGNSASKRRKKVAPPLIAPNSSQNLVTSDLTTIGLIAKSVEIPTTNLHSNVIPSCEPQSLVENLTQKLNNVNNQLFMTDVKENFKTSIESHTVLAPLTLKTENGDSQMMALNSCTTSINSDLQISEDNVIQNFEKTLEIIKTAMNSQILEVKSGSQGAGETSQNAQINYNIQLPSVNTVQNNKLPDSSEFSSFISVIPTKSNIPQSDVSHKEDQIQEILEGLQKLKLENDLSPPASQCVLINTSVTLTPTPVKSTADVTVVQPVSEMINIQFNDKVNKPFVCQNQGCNYSAMTKDALFKHYGKIHQYTPEMILEIKKNQLKFAPFKCVVPTCTKTFTRNSNLRAHCQLVHHFTTEEMVKLKIKRPYGRKSQSENLSAPRSTQVKKQLAMTEENKKESQPALELRAETQTTHSNVAVIPEKQLVEKKSPDKTESSLQVITVTSEQCNTNALTNIQTKGRKIRRHKKEKEEKKRKKPVSQSLEFPTRYNPYRPYRCVHQGCFAAFTIQQNLILHYQAVHKSDLPAFSAEVEEESEAGKESEETETKQTLKEFRCQVSDCSRIFQAITGLIQHYMKLHEMTPEEIESMTASVDVGKFPCDQLECKSSFTTYLNYVVHLEADHGIGLRASKTEEDGVYKCDCEGCDRIYATRSNLLRHIFNKHNDKHKAHLIRPRRLTPGQENMSSKANQEKSKSKHRGTKHSRCGKEGIKMPKTKRKKKNNLENKNAKIVQIEENKPYSLKRGKHVYSIKARNDALSECTSRFVTQYPCMIKGCTSVVTSESNIIRHYKCHKLSKAFTSQHRNLLIVFKRCCNSQVKETSEQEGAKNDVKDSDTCVSESNDNSGTTATVSQKEAEKNEKDEMDELTELFITKLINEDSTSVETQAITSSNVINDFQEDNPCQSERQKASNLKRVNKEKNVSQNKKRKVEKAEPASAAELSSVRKEEETAVAIQTTEERPASFDWSSFKPMGFEVSFLKFLEESAVKQKKNIDKDHPNTGNKKGSHSNSRKNTDKTAVTSGNHVCPCKESETFVQFANPSQLQCSDNVKIVLDKNLKDCTELVLKQLQEMKPTVSLKKLEVHSNDPDMSVVKDISIGKATGRGQY, encoded by the coding sequence ACTGAAGGGGCTGGACTTGCTACCTGTATAGAACTGTGTGTAAAAGCTCTTCGCTTGGAGTCTACAGAAAATACTGAAGTGAAAATATCTATTTGCAAGACCATTTCATGTTTGTTGCCTGATGATCTGGAAGTAAAACGTGCTTGTCAACTGAGTGAATTTCTTATTGAGCCTACAGTAGATGCGTATTATGCTGTGGAAATGTTGTATAATCAGCCAGACCAGAAATATGATGAAGAGAATCTTCCAATACCAAATTCTCTACGCTGTGAGCTGTTACTTGTATTGAAAACTCAGTGGCCCTTTGATCCAGAATTCTGGGATTGGAAAACCTTGAAACGACAATGCCTTGCATTAATGGGGGAAGAAGCATCCATTGTGTCTTCAATAGATGAACTGAATGACAGTGAAGTATATGAAAAAGTAGACTACCAAGAAGAGAGTAAAGAAACTTCTATGAATGGACTTTCTGGTGGAGTTGGTGCTAATTCTGGCCTTCTTAAAGACATTGGTGATGAAAAGcagaagaagagagagataaaACAGTTAAGAGAGAGGGGATTTATATCTGCTAGGTTTAGGAATTGGCAAGCCTACATGCAGTATTGTGTGTTGTGTGACAAAGAATTCCTTGGTCACAGAATAGTACGACATGCTCAGAAACATTACAAAGATGGAATTTATAGTTGCCCCATATGTGCAAAGAACTTTAATTCTAAAGAAACTTTTGTCCCTCATGTCACACTGCATGTTAAACAATCTAGTAAAGAGAGACTAGCAGCTATGAAACCATTAAGAAGATTGGGAAGGCCTCCAAAGATCACAACTGCCAATGAAAATCAGAAGACTAATACTGTGGCTAAACAAGAGCAGCGACCTATAAAAAAGAATAGTCTCTATTCAACAGATTTTATAGTGTTTAATGACAATGATGGTTCAGACGATGAGAATGATGACAAAGATAAATCCTATGAGCCAGAAGTGATTCCAGTCCAGAAACCAGTACCTGTTAATGAATTTAATTGCCCTGTAACTTTTTGTAAAAAGGGctttaagtactttaaaaatttaattgctCATGTAAAGGGGCATAAAGATAATGAAGATGCTAAGCGCTTTCTTGAAATGCAGAGCAAAAAAGTTATTTGCCAGTACTGTAGGCGGCATTTTGTGAGTGTTACTCATCTGAATGATCACTTACAGATGCACTGTGGCAGTAAACCATATATCTGTATACAGATGAAATGTAAAGCTGGTTTTAATAGTTATGCCGAGCTTTTAACCCACCGAAAGGAGCATCAAGTCTTTAGAGCAAAATGTATGTTTCCTAAATGTGGAAGAATTTTTTCAGAAGCTTATTTACTGTATGATCATGAAGCACAACATTATAATACGTACACTTGCAAGTTCACAGGTTGTGGCAAAGTTTATCGTTCTCAGGGTGAGCTGGAAAAGCATCTGGATGATCACAGTACTCCTCCTGAAAAAGTGCTGCCTCCTGAAGCCCAACTTAATTCATCTGGAGATTCCATTCAGCCTTCTGAAGTGAATCAGAACACAGCAGAGAATACTGAGAAAGAAAGATCTGTGCTTCCTTCAGAAAATAACATTGAAAACAGCTTACTAGCAGATAGAAGTGATGCTTGGGATAAAAGCAAAGCAGAATCAACTGTGACCAAACAAGACCAGATTTCTGCCTCTGAGCTCAGGCAAGTTAATGGACCGTTGTCAAATGGTTTGGAAAACTCTGCTACTACTCCTCTGCTTCAATCCAGTGAAGTAGCTGTGTCCATTAAGGTGTCTCTCAATCAGGGGATTGAGGATAACTTTGGAAAGCAAGAAAACTCAACTGTGGAAGGCAATGGTGAATCTCTGGTTACAGACTTACATACACCAGTTGAAGATACTTGTAATGATTTATGTCATCCAGGTTTCCAGGAGAGAAAAGAACAAGATTGCTTTAATGAAGCCCAGGTTACTCAGAATTCTTTAGTAAATTCAGAAACTCTCAAAATAGGTGACCTTACCCCACAAAACTTAGAAAGACAAGTGAACAACTTGATGACCTTTTCTGTGCAAAATCAGGCAGGATTTCAAAACAATTTACCAACTTCCAAATTTGAATGTGGAGATAATGTTAAAACATCATCCAATCTTTATAATTTACCTCTTAAGACATTAGAAAGTATTGCATTTGTTCCGCCACAGCCCAATCTAAGTAATTCATTAGGAACCCCATCAGTGCCTCCAAAAGCTCCAGTTCAGAAATTCAGCTGCCAGGTCGAGGGATGTACTCGAACCTATAACTCTTCACAGAGTATTGGGAAACACATGAAGACAGCACACCCTGACCAATATGCTGCATTTAAAATGCAgcgcaaaaataaaaaaggtcagAAAGCTAACAACTTAAATACACCAAATAATGgaaagtttgtttattttttgccatCACCGGTGAACAGCtcaaataatgcattttttacATCACAGACCAAAGCCAATGGGAATCCTACTTGTTCGGCCCAGTTGCAGCATGTCTCGCCTCCCATTTTTCCAGCTCATTTAGCAAGTGTGTCAACTCCATTGTTGTCCTCAATGGAAAGTGTCATAAATCCAAATATAACTTCTCAGGATAAAAATGAACAAGGTGGTATGTTATGTTCCCAAATGGAAAATTTACCTAATACTGCCTTGCCAGCACAAATGGAAGATCTAACCAAAACAGTTCTGCCTTTGAATATTGACAGTGGCTCAgatcctttccttcctttacCTGCAGAAAGTAGTTCAATGTCTCTCTTCCCTTCACCAGCAGATAGTGGGACTAATTCTGTTTTTTCCCAActggaaaataatacaaatcatTATTCCTCACAGATGGAAGGAAACACTAATTCCTCCTTTCTAAAGGGGGGTAATGGTGAAAATGCAGTTTTTCCTTCACAAGTGAATGTTGCAGATAACTTCAGTAGCACCAATGACCAACAGTCTGCacctgaaaaagttaaaaaagaccGTGGGCGGGGCCCaaatgggaaggaaagaaaacctaAGCACAACAAAAGGGCTAAATGGCCTGCAATTATCAGAGATGGGAAATTTATCTGTAGCAGATGTTACAGGGCTTTTACTAATCCCAGATCACTGGGTGGGCACTTATCCAAGCGATCTTACTGTAAACCACTGGATGGAGCCGAAATTGCTCAAGAACTTCTACAGAGTAATGGACAGCCTTCTCTTCTTGCCAGCATGATTCTCTCCACAAATGCAGTAAATTTGCAGCAGCCACAACAATCTACCTTCAATCCAGAAGCATGCTTTAAAGATCCATCATTTCTACAGCTGCTTGCTGCTGAAAATCGCTCGCCAACATTTTTACCAAATACATTTCCTCGACCTGGCGTGACTAACTTTAATACCAGTGTCAGTCAAGAAGGTAGTGAAATTATTAAACAGGCTTTGGAAACTGCTGGCATTCCCAGTACATTTGAGGGTGCCGAGATGCTTTCTCATGTTTCAACAGGTTGTGTCTCTGATACACCACAAGTAAATGCAACAGTGATGCCAAATCCAACTGTGCCACCCCTGTTGCAGACTGTATGCCATCCAAACACCTTGCTGACCAACCAGAATAGGACATCAAACTCCAAAACTTCCTCCATTGAGGAATGTAGCAGCTTGCCTGTTTTTCCAACGAATGACTTACTACTGAAGACTGTTGAAAATGGTTTGTGCTCTAGTTCATTTCCTAATTCTGGTGGGCCATCACAAAATTTTACCAGTAACAGTTCTCGTGTTTCTGTTATAAGTGGTCCTCAGAACACAAGATCcagtcatttaaataaaaagggaaacagtgcttctaagagaagaaagaaagttgCTCCTCCACTAATTGCACCTAATTCTTCCCAAAACTTGGTAACAAGTGACTTAACAACAATCGGACTCATAGCAAAGAGTGTTGAAATCCCAACTACTAACCTTCACTCAAATGTAATTCCAAGTTGTGAACCTCAGAGTTTGGTGGAAAATCTAACACAGAAGTTAAATAATGTTAACAATCAGTTATTTATGACTGATGTAAAAGAGAATTTCAAAACCAGTATTGAGTCCCATACAGTGTTAGCCCCTTTaacattaaaaactgaaaatggtGATTCCCAAATGATGGCTTTGAATTCATGCACAACTTCAATAAATTCTGATTTGCAGATTTCTGAAGACAATGTTATACAAAACTTTGAGAAGACTCTTGAAATTATTAAAACTGCTATGAATTCTCAAATACTTGAGGTAAAAAGTGGATCTCAGGGTGCTGGTGAAACATCACAAAATGCtcaaataaattataacattCAGCTTCCTTCAGTAAACACTGTGCAAAATAACAAATTACCTGATTCTTCTGAGTTTTCCTCCTTTATAAGCGTCATACCAACAAAAAGTAACATTCCTCAGTCTGACGTATCACATAAGGAGGATCAAATACAGGAAATTTTAGAAGGCTTACagaaactaaaattagaaaatgaccTGTCCCCTCCAGCATCCCAGTGTGTACTGATAAATACATCAGTGACACTGACTCCCACGCCTGTTAAATCAACTGCAGATGTCACAGTTGTTCAGCCAGTTTCTGAAATGATAAACATTCAATTTAATGACAAAGTTAATAAACCCTTTGTGTGTCAAAACCAAGGCTGTAACTACAGTGCTATGACAAAGGATGCACTATTTAAGCACTATGGTAAAATTCATCAGTACACTCCAGAAATGATTCTTGAAATTAAGAAGAATCAATTGAAATTTGCTCCCTTTAAATGTGTAGTACCTACATGTACAAAAACATTTACAAGAAATTCTAACCTCCGGGCACACTGTCAATTGGTGCATCATTTTACAACTGAAGAAATggtaaagttaaaaattaaaaggccTTATGGAAGAAAATCTCAGAGTGAAAATTTGTCAGCCCCACGAAGTACACAAGTGAAAAAACAGCTAGCTAtgacagaggaaaataaaaaggaatctcAGCCTGCTTTAGAATTGAGAGCAGAGACCCAAACTACCCACAGTAATGTAGCAGTGATCCCAGAAAAACAACTTGtagaaaaaaaaagccctgacAAAACAGAAAGTTCTTTACAGGTGATTACAGTTACTTCAGAACAATGTAATACAAATGCACTCACAAACATACAAACCAAAGGACGGAAAATTAGgaggcataaaaaagaaaaggaggagaaaaaacgAAAGAAGCCAGTTTCCCAATCCCTTGAGTTTCCAACAAGATACAATCCTTACAGACCTTATCGATGTGTTCACCAGGGATGCTTTGCTGCCTTTACGATACAGCAAAACTTGATTCTCCATTACCAGGCTGTACACAAATCAGATCTACCTGCATTTTCAGCAGAGGTCGAAGAGGAAAGTGAAGCTGGTAaagaaagtgaagaaactgaaactaaACAAACTTTGAAAGAATTTCGATGTCAGGTAAGTGACTGTTCTCGAATTTTCCAAGCAATTACTGGCCTAATACAACACTACATGAAACTTCATGAAATGACTCCTGAAGAAATTGAAAGTATGACTGCTTCAGTGGATGTTGGGAAATTTCCGTGTGACCAGTTAGAGTGTAAATCTTCATTTACTACATATTTGAACTATGTTGTTCATCTAGAGGCAGACCATGGAATTGGACTAAGGGCAAGTAAAACCGAAGAAGATGGTGTATACAAATGTGATTGTGAAGGCTGTGACCGTATATATGCAACCCGGTCAAATCTCCTCCGACACATTTTTAATAAGCATAATGACAAACATAAGGCTCATTTGATTCGCCCAAGAAGATTAACACCTGGTCAGGAAAATATGTCAAGCAAGGCAAACCAGGAAAAATCAAAGTCTAAACATCGGGGGACGAAACACAGCAGATgtggaaaggaaggaataaaaatgCCCAAGACCaaacgaaagaaaaaaaataatttagaaaacaagaATGCAAAGATTGTGCAGATTGAAGAAAATAAGCCTTATTCTCTGAAACGTGGGAAGCATGTATATTCTATAAAGGCTAGAAATGATGCCCTGTCTGAGTGTACAAGCAGATTTGTAACCCAGTATCCATGTATGATAAAGGGATGTACTTCGGTTGTTACAAGTGAAAGCAATATAATTAGACATTATAAGTGCCATAAATTATCTAAGGCATTTACATCGCAACACCGAAATCTTCTTATTGTATTCAAACGGTGTTGCAACTCACAAGTAAAGGAAACGTCTGAGCAAGAAGGTGCTAAGAATGACGTGAAAGATTCTGACACGTGTGTATCAGAGAGCAATGATAATTCAGGAACAACAGCTACAGTTTCACAAAAGGaagctgaaaaaaatgaaaaagatgaaatgGATGAACTAACAGAATTGtttattacaaaattaataaatgaagataGCACAAGTGTAGAGACCCAGGCTATTACTTCTTCAAATGTGATTAACGATTTTCAGGAAGATAACCCCTGCCAGtcagaaagacaaaaagcaaGTAATTTGAAGAgagttaataaagaaaaaaatgtctcacaaaataaaaaaaggaaagttgaaaAAGCTGAACCAGCATCGGCAGCTGAGTTAAGTAGCGTGCGTAAAGAAGAAGAAACTGCTGTTGCCATTCAAACCACTGAGGAGCGTCCTGCATCTTTTGACTGGAGCTCTTTTAAGCCAATGGGATTTGAAGTATCATTTCTGAAGTTTCTTGAGGAGTCTGCagtgaagcagaagaaaaatattgacaaaGACCATCCAAATACTGGAAACAAAAAAGGATcccattcaaattcaagaaaaaatactGATAAGACTGCTGTGACTAGTGGAAATCATGTATGTCCTTGTAAAGAAAGCGAAACGTTTGTACAGTTTGCCAATCCATCACAGCTTCAGTGCAGTGATAatgtaaaaattgttttagaCAAGAATCTTAAAGATTGCACTGAGCTTGTCTTAAAGCAGCTTCAGGAAATGAAACCTACCGTCAGTCTGAAAAAACTTGAAGTACATTCAAATGATCCAGATATGTCTGTTGTGAAAGATATCAGTATAGGTAAAGCCACAGGCAGAGGTCAGTACTGA